One genomic window of Phoenix dactylifera cultivar Barhee BC4 chromosome 6, palm_55x_up_171113_PBpolish2nd_filt_p, whole genome shotgun sequence includes the following:
- the LOC103702567 gene encoding F-box only protein 13-like yields the protein MELNMSAFTGKTRKRKAPDGAHLGSAFSLDELNQDLLERVLSCLPPSSFFRLRSVCRRWNSVATSATFQLACSQIPFRDPWFLMVGQDLEQSVVFDSSEANWKNLRHPAYLQQSHACKPIPVASSGGLVCYRTVSGNLIVCNPVTGACRELPSVGQASESQTLHAITIDSPKDPASYRIVLVLGEFSNLSFKVFNSAKGIWEDEVPLVQKAENSSESNMAGDETLYFLSKAGDVVATNMQRSPSKQYSSVLTVENGEEVVYFLSQSGTVVACNLARKTFLEHPRLLPIFFEYSIDVVECKGEMLVVVLSEFLETASLRVWKFSRGDQSWRQVAAMPPSMSHEFYSKKVDINCIGSGDMIFICVGSGDFSSYVVCNVVTNEWIELPKCFANGEAKEFMSAFCFEPRVEASV from the coding sequence ATGGAGCTCAACATGAGTGCGTTTACAGGGAAAACCAGGAAGAGAAAGGCTCCAGATGGTGCTCATTTGGGCTCTGCCTTCTCCTTAGATGAGCTGAATCAAGACCTACTCGAGAGGGTCCTTTCCTGTCTTCCTCCCTCGAGCTTCTTTCGCCTTCGTTCGGTATGCAGGAGATGGAATTCTGTTGCAACCTCTGCAACATTTCAGCTTGCCTGCTCCCAGATACCGTTCAGAGACCCATGGTTTCTCATGGTGGGTCAAGATCTAGAGCAGTCTGTTGTTTTTGACAGCAGCGAAGCGAACTGGAAAAATCTAAGACATCCAGCTTACCTCCAACAAAGTCATGCCTGCAAGCCCATCCCTGTTGCATCATCTGGTGGTCTGGTCTGTTACCGCACCGTGTCCGGCAACTTGATTGTGTGCAATCCGGTCACCGGCGCCTGCCGCGAGCTCCCTTCAGTGGGCCAGGCTAGTGAAAGCCAAACTCTCCATGCTATCACCATTGACTCTCCAAAAGATCCAGCTTCATATAGAATTGTGCTTGTTCTCGGTGAATTCTCAAACCTGTCTTTCAAAGTCTTCAACTCCGCTAAAGGCATATGGGAAGATGAGGTTCCATTGGTTCAGAAAGCTGAGAATTCTTCGGAATCTAATATGGCCGGCGACGAGACTCTGTATTTTCTTAGCAAAGCTGGAGATGTTGTGGCCACCAACATGCAGAGGAGCCCATCTAAGCAGTATTCGTCAGTTCTGACCGTGGAAAATGGAGAGGAGGTTGTCTATTTCTTGAGCCAATCAGGGACTGTCGTGGCTTGCAATCTTGCTCGGAAGACCTTCTTGGAACACCCAAGATTGCTGCCTATCTTTTTCGAGTATTCGATCGATGTGGTCGAGTGCAAGGGGGAGATGTTGGTGGTTGTTCTATCAGAGTTCCTAGAGACTGCAAGCTTGAGAGTCTGGAAGTTCTCAAGGGGAGACCAGTCATGGCGGCAGGTTGCAGCAATGCCGCCATCGATGTCCCATGAATTCTACAGCAAAAAGGTTGATATAAactgcatcggcagtggggataTGATCTTCATATGTGTCGGTTCCGGCGACTTCAGCAGCTATGTTGTGTGCAATGTGGTGACCAATGAGTGGATAGAGCTGCCCAAGTGTTTTGCAAATGGCGAGGCCAAGGAGTTCATGTCTGCCTTCTGTTTTGAGCCAAGGGTGGAGGCTTCTGTCTGA